A single window of Lutzomyia longipalpis isolate SR_M1_2022 chromosome 1, ASM2433408v1 DNA harbors:
- the LOC129797704 gene encoding cation-dependent mannose-6-phosphate receptor-like, with translation MEKFRIFAIFLLFHIAEYACEDNPCLHTLSSTDIVDLTNLKGLQLVAYAAGNQTYVFSVCTDSSSLPITFAEAKNCTENGGFSLCMFNNTSPVNSTKLAKTMDWKWTEDSDRICLSADYMSLKLHIELTCISSSTAKKNDSFFVVAPTTDDQKDGIVTNFHLLSPLACPQKIPRSEGLSTGGVLMVILLVAFTMYFAIGIVVNFFMLGARGIEVIPNITFWRNLPGLVMDGIRFLQNGCKVRPSDLVQGRDTYDSI, from the exons atGGAAAAGTTCCggattttcgcaattttcctACTTTTCCATATAGCTGAATACGCATGTGAGGATAATCCTTGCCTACACACACTTTCGAGTACAGACATTGTGGATCTAACAAATCTTAAAGGGTTACAATTGGTTGCATATGCTGCAGGAAATCAAACTTATGTGTTCAGTGTTTGCACTGATTCTTCTTCTCTACCAATCACTTTTGCCGAAGCAAAAAACTGCACAGAGAATGGAGGATTCTCTCTTTGCATGTTCAATAATACATCTCCGGTAAATTCAACAAAGCTGGCAAAAACGATGGATTGGAAATGGACTGAAGACTCTGATCGCATCTGTCTTTCAGCGGATTACATGTCTTT gAAATTACACATAGAACTGACGTGCATATCTTCGAGTACTGCTAAAAAGAATGATTCGTTTTTTGTAGTAGCGCCAACAACAGACGATCAAAAAGATGGAATTGTGACGAATTTTCATCTTCTATCGCCACTAGCATGCCCCCAAAAGATACCACGTAGTGAGGGACTTAGTACAGGAGGTGTACTTATGGTAATACTCCTAGTAGCATTCACTATGTACTTTGCCATAGGGATTGTTGTAAACTTTTTCATGTTGGGAGCTCGAGGGATTGAAGTCATACCAAATATCACATTCTGGCGGAATTTGCCAGGACTAGTCATG gatGGCAtaagatttttgcaaaatggtTGTAAAGTCAGACCTAGTGATTTAGTTCAAGGTCGAGACACATATGATTCGATTTAA
- the LOC129797536 gene encoding REST corepressor 1 isoform X1, which produces MVLAERNTENVRNGGRRSRGPSPNGHHSPESSSDDDNSSSKKIGKSLKKSSEYEAEKIRVGRDYQAVCPELINPMERKVDQLNDRALLVWSPTKEIPDAKLEEYITVAKEKYGYNGEQALGMLFWHKHDLARAESDLANFTPFPDEWTAEDKVLFEQAFQFHGKSFHRIRQMLPDKSIPSLVKYYYSWKKTRSRTSVMDRQEKIKKNESSENGSENGSNEESDSDEKKWPIHRGIHRASGSPPRGVKDDQVSSSAASLQASSSAICTINSNNSGNDTNNDVQDTKGGSLPNTSSSPSTNASSALSSTTGGCGGCGVPCNHVNSTPQGKLCNSCYHHWRRTGNLRPTTGPSCFGKRSKNSHDKHKRKPPRGMHINHDDIVALANPDNDQANRNDELLGAMDREIVSLWCQIQQNKQTVSSLKRKNSDSAEDLRPAESMSKINTRWNNEELLLAAQGIRKYGKDFQAIAETIGTKTPAQVRLFFVNYRRKYNLDGAMKDFEAENSQHHDATSIMSGGAFSKSNGQQFSDDVMEIDIDDDSMENKKEKDVEITITCDDSEKGKDSTPILRDNIIPADLGSNATTK; this is translated from the exons ATGGTGCTGGCCGAAAGAAATACAGAAAACGTGAGAAATGGTGGGAGGAGATCTCGCGGTCCGAGCCCCAACGGTCATCATTCGCCTGAATCCAGTTCCGATGATGACAATT CTTCATccaagaaaattggaaaatctttgaagaAGTCAAGCGAATACGAAG CCGAGAAAATTCGTGTGGGGCGCGACTACCAGGCTGTCTGCCCGGAACTTATAAATCCAATGGAGAGAAAGGTGGATCAACTAAACGACAGGGCCCTCCTTGTGTGGTCACCTACAAAAGAAATCCCTGATGCCAAGT TGGAAGAGTATATTACGGTGGCTAAGGAGAAGTATGGGTATAATGGTGAGCAAGCACTTGGAATGCTCTTCTGGCATAAACATGATCTCGCGAGAGCAGAATCTGACCTCGCTAATTTTACACCATTCCCGGACGAGTGGACGGCGGAGGATAAAGTGCTCTTTGAGCAAGCATTCCAGTTCCACGGAAAGAGTTTTCATCGTATCCGGCAGATG CTACCGGACAAGTCAATCCCTAGCCTGGTGAAGTACTATTACTCGTGGAAAAAGACGCGGAGTCGTACGAGCGTAATGGATCGTCAGgagaagataaaaaagaatgaaagctCAGAAAATGGGAGTGAGAACGGAAGCAATGAAGAATCGGATAGTGATGAGAAG AAATGGCCCATTCATCGTGGTATTCATAGGGCCAGTGGATCACCCCCTAGAGGAGTCAAAGATGATCAGGTATCAAGCTCTGCAGCAAGCCTCCAG GCGTCATCATCTGCAATATGCaccataaattcaaataattctgGAAATGACACCAATAACGATGTGCAAGACACAAAAGGTGGTTCACTTCCAAATACTTCATCATCGCCGTCCACAAACGCGTCATCCGCATTGTCCTCAACCACTGGTGGTTGTGGCGGATGTGGTGTTCCGTGTAATCACGTGAATAGCACGCCACAGGGCAAATTATGCAACAGTTGCTATCATCACTGGAG ACGTACTGGAAATTTGCGTCCAACAACGGGCCCTTCGTGTTTTGGGAAGCGATCCAAAAACAGTCATGATAAGCATAAGCGTAAACCACCGCGTGGTATGCACATTAATCACGATGATATAGTTGCATTGGCCAATCCAGATAATGACCAAGCCAATCGAAATGATGAACTCCTAGGGGCTATGGATAGAGAAATCGTGTCGCTTTGGTGTCAA ATTCAGCAAAACAAGCAGACAGTTAGTtcattaaagagaaaaaactcaGATTCGGCAGAGGATTTACGACCAGCGGAATCCATGAGCAAAATTAATACGCGGTGGAATAATGAAGAACTACTCTTGGCGGCGCAGGGTATACGAAAATATGGGAAGGATTTTCAAGCAATTGCAGAGACAATTGGAACCAAGACACCAGCACAAGTACGACTGTTTTTCGTCAATTACCGCCGTAAATATAATTTGGATGGCGCTATGAAAGATTTTGAGGCTGAAAACTCCCAGCATCACGATGCTACTTCCATTATGTCTGGTGGAGCATTTAGTAAATCAAATGGTCAACAATTTAGTGATGATGTCATGGAG ATTGATATCGATGAtgattcaatggaaaataagaaagagAAAGATGTGGAAATTACAATTACATGTGACGACTCTGAAAAG ggTAAAGATTCTACGCCCATTTTGAGAGATAATATTATACCAGCTGATTTGGGGAGCAACGCAACTaccaaataa
- the LOC129797536 gene encoding REST corepressor isoform X2: MVLAERNTENVRNGGRRSRGPSPNGHHSPESSSDDDNSSSKKIGKSLKKSSEYEAEKIRVGRDYQAVCPELINPMERKVDQLNDRALLVWSPTKEIPDAKLEEYITVAKEKYGYNGEQALGMLFWHKHDLARAESDLANFTPFPDEWTAEDKVLFEQAFQFHGKSFHRIRQMLPDKSIPSLVKYYYSWKKTRSRTSVMDRQEKIKKNESSENGSENGSNEESDSDEKKWPIHRGIHRASGSPPRGVKDDQVSSSAASLQIQQNKQTVSSLKRKNSDSAEDLRPAESMSKINTRWNNEELLLAAQGIRKYGKDFQAIAETIGTKTPAQVRLFFVNYRRKYNLDGAMKDFEAENSQHHDATSIMSGGAFSKSNGQQFSDDVMEIDIDDDSMENKKEKDVEITITCDDSEKGKDSTPILRDNIIPADLGSNATTK, encoded by the exons ATGGTGCTGGCCGAAAGAAATACAGAAAACGTGAGAAATGGTGGGAGGAGATCTCGCGGTCCGAGCCCCAACGGTCATCATTCGCCTGAATCCAGTTCCGATGATGACAATT CTTCATccaagaaaattggaaaatctttgaagaAGTCAAGCGAATACGAAG CCGAGAAAATTCGTGTGGGGCGCGACTACCAGGCTGTCTGCCCGGAACTTATAAATCCAATGGAGAGAAAGGTGGATCAACTAAACGACAGGGCCCTCCTTGTGTGGTCACCTACAAAAGAAATCCCTGATGCCAAGT TGGAAGAGTATATTACGGTGGCTAAGGAGAAGTATGGGTATAATGGTGAGCAAGCACTTGGAATGCTCTTCTGGCATAAACATGATCTCGCGAGAGCAGAATCTGACCTCGCTAATTTTACACCATTCCCGGACGAGTGGACGGCGGAGGATAAAGTGCTCTTTGAGCAAGCATTCCAGTTCCACGGAAAGAGTTTTCATCGTATCCGGCAGATG CTACCGGACAAGTCAATCCCTAGCCTGGTGAAGTACTATTACTCGTGGAAAAAGACGCGGAGTCGTACGAGCGTAATGGATCGTCAGgagaagataaaaaagaatgaaagctCAGAAAATGGGAGTGAGAACGGAAGCAATGAAGAATCGGATAGTGATGAGAAG AAATGGCCCATTCATCGTGGTATTCATAGGGCCAGTGGATCACCCCCTAGAGGAGTCAAAGATGATCAGGTATCAAGCTCTGCAGCAAGCCTCCAG ATTCAGCAAAACAAGCAGACAGTTAGTtcattaaagagaaaaaactcaGATTCGGCAGAGGATTTACGACCAGCGGAATCCATGAGCAAAATTAATACGCGGTGGAATAATGAAGAACTACTCTTGGCGGCGCAGGGTATACGAAAATATGGGAAGGATTTTCAAGCAATTGCAGAGACAATTGGAACCAAGACACCAGCACAAGTACGACTGTTTTTCGTCAATTACCGCCGTAAATATAATTTGGATGGCGCTATGAAAGATTTTGAGGCTGAAAACTCCCAGCATCACGATGCTACTTCCATTATGTCTGGTGGAGCATTTAGTAAATCAAATGGTCAACAATTTAGTGATGATGTCATGGAG ATTGATATCGATGAtgattcaatggaaaataagaaagagAAAGATGTGGAAATTACAATTACATGTGACGACTCTGAAAAG ggTAAAGATTCTACGCCCATTTTGAGAGATAATATTATACCAGCTGATTTGGGGAGCAACGCAACTaccaaataa